The segment CCCCAAGTGGAGTGCCCGTTTGATAAACGACTATTTGGTTACGGCTTCAAGATCTTGCTTGAATTGATCAAGTAGTTGTTTTCCGCTATCACCAGTCATTTCGTAGAAAGTGGCTTCTACTTGTGGTGCGCGTTCTTTGAACTTAGCGATTTGCGCGTCTGTTAGGCGAGTTACGGTGACATCTTTGCTAGCTGCTTGAATTTTTTGCAGAGATTTGTCAGCTAAACCGTTAATGTGTTTAATGGTTTCATCGAATGCGTAATCAGCTGCATCGTGAACCACTTTTTTATCTTCTGCGGAAAGCTTATCGAAGAAGTCTTTGTTGGCCATCGACGCAGTAGTAAACCAACCGTGGTTAGTAAAGACAAGGTTTGGAGATACTTCATATAAACCGCCAGACTCAATCCAGAAAATAGGGTTTTCTTGACCTTGAATCATGTTGGTTTGTAGCGCACCGTATACCTCGCCCCAAGGTAGTGGCGTAGGTGTTGCCCCGAAAGCTTCGTAGGTAGATGAAAGTAGCGGGTTAGTCATGACGCGAATCTTTTTACCTTTTAGATCTTCAGGTGAAGTGATTGGCTCATCAACGGTCATCACCATTTCACCTTCAGGATACATCTTAAGTAGCTCTAGACCTTGCGCCTCGTAAAGTTTAGGGAAGTTTTCGTTCACCGCTTTACTCTGACGGAAAAACTCAACTACAGATTCCATATCAGTCGGCATTAGGTAAGGTATAAAGAAGATTTGAGCTTCTGGAATAAGTGCACCAGTAAAACCTGGAGATTGGTTAACAAACTGAAGAATGCCAGCTTGCGCTTGCTCCATGATATCGTCCGACTCACCCAGCTCACCAAAGCGGTAAACTTGCAACGTATGCTCAGAGTTATCTTCAATATATTTTTTAAACTTCAGTGCGTATACGTCTTGTACGTCGCCTTTGTATTCTTCGTGAGCGTAACGCCAAGTATCAGCATTGGCGATAGATGAAAAACTTAGCGCAGCCGCAACGCATGAAACCGCAGTCAATTGCTTAAAATGGTTAAAAATGGACATCATGTCCCTCCAGTTTTGTCATTTATTTCTGATTCGAAGCAAGATTTGTTATTGAATTGACAGTGTTTCAGTACTGCGTAATTCAATTAAAATAAGCAACGAGTTACAGATTTCATTTACAAGTCTAAACGTTAGAGTTGTAATCAATAAGGCGAGTTTTAAAGCTGTTGCTGGTGTTGTGATCTGCACCGAATAATTCAGTGTAATATGGTATTATTTAGATTTAATAGGTGTGTTCGCAAAGTGGCTGCTTGATTTGGTCTGGATGGATTAGCTGTAAAAATAGTTACAGTTGTAATCATTTTGTTCTCGTTCTGGAATGAAGTATTTCGTTGTTCTTCACGAATTAAAATGCCTAAGTTCTTTATTTATCCATGATGAATATCGACTGAACAGATTAAATGACAATGCGTACTAGCAAACTAGTGTGGTGAGCTGTTTGGTGATTATTAACAGTCAATTATTACCGCTAATCGAGACCATCAACACTTTAAATTGTGATGCCAGTAAAACTATTAACAATCTGTAATATGCGGACAAGGTCAAATGTTTAAATGTTGTTGCATATAATGTTACATTATTCGTGTAATTGATAAATTAATAACAACTTATAAATATCGACGCATTTAACATTTCTTGTCGCAACAGAAGGGGTTAGGTAAATGGCAATACTGAACAAGTTAGTATCAGGGCAACCGACAGTAATTGATGAGCTGGGAAATGTACGGATACTAAACGGGGATGATACCCCCCAGGCGGGTGATTTGCTGCTCGCTCAAGTTATTACCAATGAACCAAATAATCCCCCCGAAATCACAGCGCAACTGTTTGGTCAAACTGGTAACGCTACAGATTTAACTGCTGACATAGCAGAGATTTTTGAAGCGCTAGAACAAGGCGATGATCCGACACAGTTGAATGACAGTTTTGCGACCGCGGCCGGTACAGTGGATGGTTCAAGCTTAATCAATTCCACTTCGGTAGTGAGAATCGGTGATGAAACTATCGCGGATACAGCGTTCACAACGCAAGATTTAGAAGAGTTAGGACTTTCAAAGACTCAAAGCTTAACGCTATTGCAACAGTATAACCTACCAAACAATGATGGTGCTGATGCCGTCGAGTTTCAAAATAGCCAACCAATTGGTGATGACGTAACTGTAACAACGAATGAAGATACATCTGTAACAGGAGCCCTGCAAGCGACAGATGCAAATGTAGATGATGTTCTCGAGTTTACCCAATCCAGTCCCCCAAAAAATGGCAGCGTTATAGTCAATTCAGATGGAACATGGACCTATACGCCAAACGAAAATTATGATGGTTTGGACAGTTTCGAAGTCATTGTGAGTGATGGTAAAGGTGGCTCAGATACACTGGTTGTTAATGTTAACGTTACGCCAATTCCTGAAATAAGCATTACTGGCGGTGGGGATGTCAACGAAGGCTCTACTGCGAACTATACGATAAACTTCGATAAATCTTCTGACCAAACTACGACTCTTAAGTTAACGAAAAACTTCACTAGTGCTGAAAGCGAGGATCTTGAGCTACTGACGGTGAAATCTTCTACTGGGGAGGTTTTAACAGTCAATCCTGATGGCACCATCCAAGTCCCTTCTGGTGTGACGTCTCTTGAAGTTACCATTGAAACTAACCAAGACAACGTTTACGAGGGTGACGAGTCATTCCAATTAGTTGTTACTCCAGTTACAGGTTTAGTCGGCGGCGGTTCAAGTCTGACGACGATTAAAGACGATGGTACTGGCTCGGCTGATGAAAATAATGTAACCGATGACGATCGTCCAGAAGTCACGCAGGTCTCCAGCCTCACGGTGGAAGAAGGTCAGTTAGCGACGTTTGATGTCACTTTGAGTAATGCCAGTGAACTTCCAACAAAGATTGAAATGAGTCTTGCGGATGGCACTGCGGAGAGCGGTGATTACACCAACACCCAGGTGGTGGTGACTTATCTTGATGGTGATGATGAGAAATCACACACTCTGACGGTCAGCAACGGCCAGTTCAGTTTTGACCTTCCTGCGGGGAACTCCGGCTTTAAAGTGGCGGTGCAGACCACATCTGATGCTAATGCACCTATTTACGAAGGGGATGAAACCTTCACCCTGACCGCGTCGACAGAGACACAATCTACACCAACCTCAGGCCAAGCGACGATCCAAGATGGTGGTGAAGGTGGTGCACAGAGTGATGACGACCGTCCGGAAGTCACACAGGTCACCAGCCTCACGGTGGAAGAAGGTCAGTCAGCGACGTTTGATGTCACGTTGAGTAATGCCAGTGAGCTTCCAACAAAGATTGAGATGAGTCTTGCAGATGGCACCGCGGAGAGCGGTGACTACACAAACACCCAGGTGGTGGTGACTTATCTTGATGGTGATGATGAGAAATCACAAACTTTGACGGTCAGCAACGGCCAGTTCAGTTTTGAGCTTCCTGCTGGGAACTCCGGCTTTAAAGTGGCGGTGCAGACCACATCTGATGCTGATGCACCTATTTACGAAGGGGATGAAAACTTCATCCTGACCGCGTCGACAGAGACACAATCTACACCAACCTCAGGCCAAGCGACGATCCAAGATGGTGGCAATGGTGGTGCGCAGAGTGATGACGATCGTCCAGAAGTCACACAGGTTTCCAGCCTCACGGTGGAAGAAGGTCAGTTAGCGACGTTTGATGTCACGTTGAGTAATGTTAGCGATCTGCCGACAAAGATTGAAATGAGTCTTGCGGATGGCACTGCGGATGGTAGTGACTATACCGGTACCCAGGTGGTGGTGACTTATCTTGATGGTGATGATGAGAAATCACAAACTCTGATGGTCAGCAACGGCCAGTTCAGTTTTGACCTTCCTGCGGGGAACTCCGGCTTTAAAGTGGCGGTGCAGACCACATCTGATGCTGATGCACCTATTTACGAAGGGGATGAAACCTTCATCCTGACCGCGTCGACAGAGACACAATCTACACCAACCTCAGGTCAAGCGACGATCCAAGATGGTGGCAATGGTGGTGCGCAGAGTGATGACGATCGTCCAGAAGTCACACAGGTTTCCAGCCTCACGGTGGAAGAAGGTCAGTCAGCGACGTTTGATGTCACGTTGAGTAATGCCAGTGAGCTTCCAACAAAGATTGAGATGAGTCTTGCAGATGGCACCACGGAGAGCGGTGACTACACAAACACCCAGGTGGTGGTGACTTATCTTGATGGTGATGATGAGAAATCACAAACTTTGACGGTCAGCAACGGCCAGTTCAGTTTTGAGCTTCCTGCTGGGAACTCCGGCTTTAAAGTGGCGGTGCAGACCACATCTGATGCTGATGCACCTATTTACGAAGGGGATGAAAACTTCATCCTGACCGCGTCGACAGAGACACAATCTACACCAACCTCAGGCCAAGCGACGATCCAAGATGGTGGCAATGGTGGTGCGCAGAGTGATGATGATCGTCCAGAAGTCACACAGGTTTCCAGCCTAACGGTGGAAGAAGGTCAGTTAGCGACGTTTGATGTCACGTTGAGTAATGCCAGTGAGCTTCCAACAAAGATTGAGATGAGTCTTGCAGATGGCACCGCGGAGAGCGGTGACTACACAAACACCCAGGTGGTGGTGACTTATCTTGATGGTGATGATGAGAAATCACAAACTTTGACGGTCAGCAACGGCCAGTTCAGTTTTGAGCTTCCTGCTGGGAACTCCGGCTTTAAAGTGGCGGTGCAGACCACATCTGATGCTGATGCACCTATTTACGAAGGGGATGAAAACTTCATCCTGACCGCGTCGACAGAGACACAATCTACACCAACCTCAGGCCAAGCGACGATCCAAGATGGTGGTGAAGGTGGTGAAGGTGGTGCACAGAGTGATGACGACCGTCCGGAAGTCACACAGGTCTCCAGCCTAACGGTGGAAGAAGGTCAGTTAGCGACGTTTGATGTCACGTTGAGCAATGCCAGTGAGCTTCCAACACAGATTGAGATGAGTCTTGCAGATGGCACCGCGGAGAGCGGTGACTACACCAACACCCAGGTGGTGGTGACTTATCTTGATGGTGATGATGAAAAATCACAAACTCTGACGGTCAGCAACGGCCAGTTTAGTTTTGACCTGCCTGCGGGGAACACCGGCTTTAAAGTGGCGGTGCAGACCACATCTGATGCTGATGCACCTATTTACGAAGGGGATGAAACCTTCACCCTGACCGCGTCGACAGAGACACAATCTACACCAACCTCAGGGCAAGCGACGATCCAAGATGGTGGTGAAGGTGGTGCGCAGAGTGATGACGATCGTCCAGAAGTCACACAGGTTTCCAGCCTAACGGTGGAAGAAGGTCAGTTAGCGACGTTTGATGTCACGTTGAGCAATGCCAGTGAGCTTCCAACAAAGATTGAGATGAGTCTTGCGGATGGCACTGCGAATGGTAGTGACTATACCGGTACCACCGTTGTTGTGACTTTTATAAATAAAGGGCAGTCAGAGTCGAAAGAAGTTGAGGTCAGCAACGGCCAGTTTAGTTTTGACCTGCCGGCGGGGAACACGGGCTTTAAAGTGGCGGTGCAGACCACATCTGATGCGAACGCTCCTATTTACGAAGGGGATGAAACCTTCACCCTAGCTGTCGCGACAGAGACACAAGCAACACCGAAGTTGGGTCAAGCAACTATTCAAGATCAAGAAGACCGCCCACCAGAGTCAAAAGACTTTGAAACTGAGGTTAGTCACAGCGGGAAGACACAGGTCATTTTTGATACTGCCAAAACCCCAATCACGGATACGTCGGACGACCGCATCTCCGATTTAGAGGATGATGCCGCTAACATCGACCTCAAGATTGTAATTAGTGAATTACCGGATAACGGCACACTTTTTTACAAGGACGGTGATAACTATATAGAAATCACAGCTGATGACTTATATCACTCAGATAAAAGTGTTAATGAGTATAAACAGTTCGATCAAGATTCAATTTACTATGAACCTGATGCTGATTCCGAAGGATTTATTCTCGGCATAAAAGACGCTAATTTGGGCACTGAAGAGAAAGCGACCTCTGACTATTTCCTTAATTGGGGAGCTGAAGGTACCAATGCTAAAGAGCGAATTTTAACTCTTGGTGGCGATGAAATCACTATTACCGCGAGCAACGGCAAATTAGTGCAATACTTAGGTGATCCGAATGCCAACCATATCGGTCATGGTATTGGAGTAAAAAATGACGGTGGTATTCAAAAAGACGAAACCATCACGATTGATTTCAAGACTCGTCCGGCAGACACAGTAACATTGGGCTTGGATGGTTTAGGTGGCTGGTTCGAGCAAGGAGTGGGAGAGCCTAACGAAACATTTGTCGTTATCTCTGTCAATTATACCGATGAGAATGGCATTACAGGCACCGCCCAATATACCTATCAAAAGCATTCATCGGGAGATGTTGACCTTTTCCATGAAATTACCATTTCAGCAAACGCTGAAGACTTGTCAAATGGCACATTAGTAGCTGTTGGAGCCCCGTTACCGGAAGGTGCATTGATAAGTAGCGTTGAGCTCGGTACACAGGGGAATGGTAATTGGGAACTGCGTTATCTTGAAACGGAACTGTCGGACAGTTTTGATTATCATGCCGTGGACAGTGACGGTAACGTTAGTGACCAATCGACAGTGACTATTGATGAAGGGAATGCCCCTCCTAAAGCTAATAATGACCCTGTAGGTGAATTTATTGTTTCGCTTGGCGAATACAACCAAGGTAGCTGGCACCATGGTGGATTAACTGATGATCAAGGCTTAAACGCTGATTATAACGGTGATGATAAAGGTTGGAATACCAATGGCGATAAGTTGGGCGTCAACGGAGACGTCAATGGCGGACCGGGCAACCAAATTCAATATAATCGTGAAGCCGGTAAATCAGAGCAAGTAACGATTAACTTCAAAGAACCAATTACAGAATTCAAATTTTCAGTGTCAAACCTTTATCAAAATGAGGGGGGCACGGGTAATCATGAGCAAGGTAAGTGGGTCGCTTATTTTGACGGCGTAGCCGTTGCCAGCGGAATGTTTACCGCTAATGATGACAACAGTAACAATAAAGGCGAGTACACCTTTGATAGCGACGCTTTAGGTGGTGTCGCCTTTGATAGTATCGTTTTCGAGGCGACCGATTTTGTTATTCAACCGGATCCAAATAAAGGCGACGATTCTTCTGATTACTTTTTAACAGGATTTGAAGGTACAGGCGGTGGTGCTTACGTCGTTAATCAGGGCAGCGAGCTTAAAATTCCACTGAGTGAACTGCTGAGTAACGATACAGATATAGATGGCGACGCCATTCGCATTACTGCTATTACTAAAAGTGGTGAACAAGCCGACGTGTACGTTCAAGGTGACTATGTTTATTTCACCTCATCAAAACCAGGAGCAACCACTTTTACATATCAAATTACGGATGACAAAGGTGGTTTTGATGAAGCCGAGGTAAGCGTCATCGTGAACCCAGGTCCTGCATCTGCATCAATTGACAGCATAACCATGCACGAGTCTGAAGTTGCCGAGGGAGATAACCTTGTTTACCTTGTCAAGCTAGATCAAGGCGTACTGGCTACAGGTGAGGATGCTCAATACAAAATTACATTTGGCAAGGCGGACGACGCTGCAACTGATAGCGATGTTAACCTCAGTAATGCGCAATTTACCCATGGCGTTAAGTTTGAAAATGGTCAGTTGATTGTGCCGCAGGGTGTCAGCTCTTTCTCAATTATTATCTCAACCGTTGGTGATAGTAAATTTGAGCATCTTGAGGATTATACAGTCTCGATCACCTCACCAGATGGCAGTATAGTTTCCGCTTCTGGCAACATCATTAATGTGGTTGCGGATGCCCATGGTTTTGAAGACCAACCGATTGACCTTGGTCTTACCAATGTCGATTTATCTCTTATTAGCAGTCTGACGCTTTCTAATGTTCCTGATGGCGGAAACATTTTGGTGAATGGTGAACCGGTTGATCTGAATGACTCGTCAGCGACCATCGATATCGATGACGATACCGCAATCGAGCTTTTACCACCTAAAGACAGTCATGGCGACTTTACTCTCAATGTTCAGCCTAATAATTCCGAGGGTGAGCCTTTAGGTAGCGCTCAAAAGGTTGATATAAAAGTTGAAGCCGTCGCGGATAAGCCAATTGTTCAATTAGCAGACGAGAAAATCATCGCTTCGCAAAACTTCGAAAGCATCGAACTTAATGGATCAAAATGGACCGGAAAGGTAACGGGTGATGATTTAACTGATGCGGACTCAGGTGTTTGGGGGACGAATAACAACCCTGGCACGGTTGAAGTAGGTCTTGAAGGGACTTATCGACCAGGTAAAAGCGATAACCAGATTATGGAGTTGGAAGGCAATCGTGGCGATAGCTCCTTGTTTGTCGAGTTTACCGGAGTTGCCGGAGCGTTTTATGAGATTTCCTTTGATGCCGCCGCAAGAAGACTAGGCAGCTCGCCACTGACTGTATTTTTAGAAGACGCCGGTGGTGTTCGCACGCCAGTGTTTGTTTACGAGCAATCTAAAGATTGGTCAAGCATTCAGCAGCATTTCCAAATTCCAACTGATGGCGAATACAAACTGGTATTTGAGTCGGATCATGGTAACGCCAGTGACACGGATACTTTTGGTGTTTTACTCGACAATATCCAATTAGCTAAGACCGATAATTATGGCTTCGAAGGCGAGTTTATTAACCTTAGCGATATCAATATTTCTGCATCGGATGTCATTGGCATGGCAGGGCACGAATATGGCTCTGAAACGCTGACGATTAAGATGGAAGGCATTCCTGCTGGTGCCGAGTTAAGAATTAATAGCGGTAATGAAATTATTCCCATAACAGTGACTGACGGTGTAGTTGATTTAACCAAATACCAAGATAAACTCGCGGATTTACAGATCATGATCCCTGACGCGAGTGACAGCAGTATTCCATTAACGGTTACAGCTACGTCGACTGAGGAAAGTAATGATGATGCATCAACTTCCGATCCTGTGGTAATTAATGTGACGGTGGTTAAAAACAACCCACCAGAGTCAAAAGACTTCGACACTGAGGTTAGTCACAGCGGTAAGACACAAGTTGTTTTTGATACCGCCAAAACCCCAATTACTGACACGTCTGACGACCGAATCTCCGATTTAGAGGATGATGCCGCTAACATCGACCTCAAGATTGTAATTAGTGAATTACCGGATCACGGTACGCTTTATTATAAGGACGGTGATAATTATATAGAAATCACTGCTGATGACTTATATCACCCAGATAAGAGTTCGGACCAGTATAAGCAGTTTGACCAAGACTCAATTCATTACGAACCGGATGCAGATTCAGAAGGGTTTATTTTAGGTATTAATAGTGATGCCGAATCAAAACCTCTTGGTCAGGACAACAAAGGCTCTAGCACAACTGATTTCTATAATTGGGGCGAAAAAGTTAGCGATACAGTTCGAGAGTTAAAACTGAACGATACTGATGTGGTAACGATTACTTCGACTTCCACAAAAAATAAAGATGCCACGCTTACTCAATATAATGGTGAAGCAAACAAGAATCATGTTGGCTATGGTATCGGTGTTGGTGGTGATTACGGCATTAATAAAAATGAAACACTAGCAATTGAATTTAGTAGTCGTCCAGCGGATAGCATCACCCTAGGTCTTGATGGATTGGGAGGCTATTTTGAAGAAGGGCTAGGCACAAATAAAGAGACCTCAGTTGTTATTACAATCAGTTATGTTGATCAAAATGGTATTACAGGCTCAGCCCAATACACTTATCAAAAGCATTCATCGGGAGATGTTGATCTTTTCCATGAAATTACCATCCCACCAAATCCGGAAAACATGCCAAATGGCTCGTTAATCGCTGTTGGAGATTCATTACCAGAAGGTGCTTTAGTTGACGGTGTTGAGCTGAGCACACAAGGCAAGGGTAATTGGGAACTGCGTTATCTTGAAACGGAACTGTCGGACAGTTTTGATTATCATGCAGTTGATAGTGATGGTAATGTAAGTAACCAATCGACGGTAACTATTGATGAAGCGAATGCTCCGCCTGTCGCTACAGATGATCCTGTTGGTACGTTTACTGTTTTGCTAGGTGGATACAACCAAGGTAGCTGGCAACATGATGGCTTAACTGATAAGAACGGCTTAAGTGCGGGTTATCGAGGTA is part of the Vibrio ponticus genome and harbors:
- a CDS encoding tandem-95 repeat protein, translated to MAILNKLVSGQPTVIDELGNVRILNGDDTPQAGDLLLAQVITNEPNNPPEITAQLFGQTGNATDLTADIAEIFEALEQGDDPTQLNDSFATAAGTVDGSSLINSTSVVRIGDETIADTAFTTQDLEELGLSKTQSLTLLQQYNLPNNDGADAVEFQNSQPIGDDVTVTTNEDTSVTGALQATDANVDDVLEFTQSSPPKNGSVIVNSDGTWTYTPNENYDGLDSFEVIVSDGKGGSDTLVVNVNVTPIPEISITGGGDVNEGSTANYTINFDKSSDQTTTLKLTKNFTSAESEDLELLTVKSSTGEVLTVNPDGTIQVPSGVTSLEVTIETNQDNVYEGDESFQLVVTPVTGLVGGGSSLTTIKDDGTGSADENNVTDDDRPEVTQVSSLTVEEGQLATFDVTLSNASELPTKIEMSLADGTAESGDYTNTQVVVTYLDGDDEKSHTLTVSNGQFSFDLPAGNSGFKVAVQTTSDANAPIYEGDETFTLTASTETQSTPTSGQATIQDGGEGGAQSDDDRPEVTQVTSLTVEEGQSATFDVTLSNASELPTKIEMSLADGTAESGDYTNTQVVVTYLDGDDEKSQTLTVSNGQFSFELPAGNSGFKVAVQTTSDADAPIYEGDENFILTASTETQSTPTSGQATIQDGGNGGAQSDDDRPEVTQVSSLTVEEGQLATFDVTLSNVSDLPTKIEMSLADGTADGSDYTGTQVVVTYLDGDDEKSQTLMVSNGQFSFDLPAGNSGFKVAVQTTSDADAPIYEGDETFILTASTETQSTPTSGQATIQDGGNGGAQSDDDRPEVTQVSSLTVEEGQSATFDVTLSNASELPTKIEMSLADGTTESGDYTNTQVVVTYLDGDDEKSQTLTVSNGQFSFELPAGNSGFKVAVQTTSDADAPIYEGDENFILTASTETQSTPTSGQATIQDGGNGGAQSDDDRPEVTQVSSLTVEEGQLATFDVTLSNASELPTKIEMSLADGTAESGDYTNTQVVVTYLDGDDEKSQTLTVSNGQFSFELPAGNSGFKVAVQTTSDADAPIYEGDENFILTASTETQSTPTSGQATIQDGGEGGEGGAQSDDDRPEVTQVSSLTVEEGQLATFDVTLSNASELPTQIEMSLADGTAESGDYTNTQVVVTYLDGDDEKSQTLTVSNGQFSFDLPAGNTGFKVAVQTTSDADAPIYEGDETFTLTASTETQSTPTSGQATIQDGGEGGAQSDDDRPEVTQVSSLTVEEGQLATFDVTLSNASELPTKIEMSLADGTANGSDYTGTTVVVTFINKGQSESKEVEVSNGQFSFDLPAGNTGFKVAVQTTSDANAPIYEGDETFTLAVATETQATPKLGQATIQDQEDRPPESKDFETEVSHSGKTQVIFDTAKTPITDTSDDRISDLEDDAANIDLKIVISELPDNGTLFYKDGDNYIEITADDLYHSDKSVNEYKQFDQDSIYYEPDADSEGFILGIKDANLGTEEKATSDYFLNWGAEGTNAKERILTLGGDEITITASNGKLVQYLGDPNANHIGHGIGVKNDGGIQKDETITIDFKTRPADTVTLGLDGLGGWFEQGVGEPNETFVVISVNYTDENGITGTAQYTYQKHSSGDVDLFHEITISANAEDLSNGTLVAVGAPLPEGALISSVELGTQGNGNWELRYLETELSDSFDYHAVDSDGNVSDQSTVTIDEGNAPPKANNDPVGEFIVSLGEYNQGSWHHGGLTDDQGLNADYNGDDKGWNTNGDKLGVNGDVNGGPGNQIQYNREAGKSEQVTINFKEPITEFKFSVSNLYQNEGGTGNHEQGKWVAYFDGVAVASGMFTANDDNSNNKGEYTFDSDALGGVAFDSIVFEATDFVIQPDPNKGDDSSDYFLTGFEGTGGGAYVVNQGSELKIPLSELLSNDTDIDGDAIRITAITKSGEQADVYVQGDYVYFTSSKPGATTFTYQITDDKGGFDEAEVSVIVNPGPASASIDSITMHESEVAEGDNLVYLVKLDQGVLATGEDAQYKITFGKADDAATDSDVNLSNAQFTHGVKFENGQLIVPQGVSSFSIIISTVGDSKFEHLEDYTVSITSPDGSIVSASGNIINVVADAHGFEDQPIDLGLTNVDLSLISSLTLSNVPDGGNILVNGEPVDLNDSSATIDIDDDTAIELLPPKDSHGDFTLNVQPNNSEGEPLGSAQKVDIKVEAVADKPIVQLADEKIIASQNFESIELNGSKWTGKVTGDDLTDADSGVWGTNNNPGTVEVGLEGTYRPGKSDNQIMELEGNRGDSSLFVEFTGVAGAFYEISFDAAARRLGSSPLTVFLEDAGGVRTPVFVYEQSKDWSSIQQHFQIPTDGEYKLVFESDHGNASDTDTFGVLLDNIQLAKTDNYGFEGEFINLSDINISASDVIGMAGHEYGSETLTIKMEGIPAGAELRINSGNEIIPITVTDGVVDLTKYQDKLADLQIMIPDASDSSIPLTVTATSTEESNDDASTSDPVVINVTVVKNNPPESKDFDTEVSHSGKTQVVFDTAKTPITDTSDDRISDLEDDAANIDLKIVISELPDHGTLYYKDGDNYIEITADDLYHPDKSSDQYKQFDQDSIHYEPDADSEGFILGINSDAESKPLGQDNKGSSTTDFYNWGEKVSDTVRELKLNDTDVVTITSTSTKNKDATLTQYNGEANKNHVGYGIGVGGDYGINKNETLAIEFSSRPADSITLGLDGLGGYFEEGLGTNKETSVVITISYVDQNGITGSAQYTYQKHSSGDVDLFHEITIPPNPENMPNGSLIAVGDSLPEGALVDGVELSTQGKGNWELRYLETELSDSFDYHAVDSDGNVSNQSTVTIDEANAPPVATDDPVGTFTVLLGGYNQGSWQHDGLTDKNGLSAGYRGNDKTLNTSGNKLGVDGDVNGGPGNQIQYNREDGKSEQVTINFKEPITEFKFSVSNLYKNEGGTTNHEQGKWVAYFKGVAVASGMFTANDGNNKGEYEFNSNDFGDIAFDSIVFEATDFVIQPDPNKGDDSSDYFLTGFEGKGGGAYVVNQGSELKIPLSELLRNDTDIDGDAIRITAITKSGDDAEVYIKDGLVHFKSSVPGKTTFDYQITDDKGGFAEATVSVIVNPNPDAVPVTQVSLLESEVAEGDNLVYLVALKQGVLATGDNAKYEIAFGKAGDAANDSDVNLSNAQFTHGVKLENGQLIVPQGVSSFSIIIPTVDDSKFEHLEDYTVSITSPDGSTASASGNIINVVADAHGFEDQPIDLGLTNVDLSLISSLTLSNVPDGGKILVNGEPVDLNDSSATLDIDANTTIEFLPPKDSHGDFTLNVQPNNVEGKPLGSAQKVDIKVEAVADKPIVQLADEKIIASQHFESIELNGSEWTGEVIGEDLSGADSGTWGTYNDPSTVEVGLESTYGAGNSNNQVMELEGNTGDSSLFVQFTGVAGAFYEISFDAAARRPGSSPLTVFLEDADGIRTPVFVYEQSKDWSSIQQHFQIPTDGEYKLVFESDHGNASDTDTFGVLLDNIQLAKTDNYGYEGEFINLSDINISASDVIGMAGHQYGSETLTIKMEGIPDDAELRINSGDKIIDIEVVDGVADLTKYQDQLADLQIMITNASDSSIPLTITATSTEKSNDDSSTSDPVVINVTVIDKVDGFPNTPPNAMDADFDTVAGRKEFSFTDLVDDLEDDQSSAEVRVVIESEPKFGELFYTNADGVITTLSVGDVVSENLSIEYVVSADMLKENSLWKAEDEDFNQLSGASVSVGGMYTISGGTVDKTNESYNFTQEGVLVYDQAAGEKGLAINTSGRERPNDNGDENSPGEYISIKFDTLEVTHADVFLGSVNGLFNSGQNSPTLTALYYKDGQLVGDQELTISQRVDGHNKEGVTSLNSSISFDEVRLVLDAKNGSPGYVLQGVQVSSANNVNDAFDYRAIDSMGEYSSEATANLATERMVASIHPNHVDQVAIVDYLSANETLYWSTSGVRHEAISDHKEGLLVDVGEAGDTVYLGGGNDTIYMGDSHSPLDEHANQQASIDQVNETLRNYAQGADGVHLEATDDRFTDLDPNNNDIMSESEENSSLLVQGVANLDSAHAGAGDDFVFGEGGSDAIFGGSGNDTIFGGDGYDVIRGGTGNDYIDGGEGSDVIIGGLGNDILMGGDDFDLFKFVDQGDGIRDGEVDIIKDFTRGEDALDISDILDVVEGQNVEDLLSLAIAPDENDSDDLKLTISSGDSTHTVILENATSQYKEGGSLLDSDTIIRDLLTVPDSGHT
- a CDS encoding TRAP transporter substrate-binding protein, producing MSIFNHFKQLTAVSCVAAALSFSSIANADTWRYAHEEYKGDVQDVYALKFKKYIEDNSEHTLQVYRFGELGESDDIMEQAQAGILQFVNQSPGFTGALIPEAQIFFIPYLMPTDMESVVEFFRQSKAVNENFPKLYEAQGLELLKMYPEGEMVMTVDEPITSPEDLKGKKIRVMTNPLLSSTYEAFGATPTPLPWGEVYGALQTNMIQGQENPIFWIESGGLYEVSPNLVFTNHGWFTTASMANKDFFDKLSAEDKKVVHDAADYAFDETIKHINGLADKSLQKIQAASKDVTVTRLTDAQIAKFKERAPQVEATFYEMTGDSGKQLLDQFKQDLEAVTK